A genomic region of Caldicellulosiruptor acetigenus contains the following coding sequences:
- a CDS encoding alpha-glucosidase/alpha-galactosidase: protein MLKIAIIGAGSGVFTRNLVRDILSYPELRDSTIALMDIDSIRLEFMRKALQKLIDQEKYSTRLEATTDRKEALKGAKYVIVTIQVGGLKPYEYDIYIPLKYGVKQAVGDTIGPGGVFRALRTIPVLLDIAKDMEELCPDALLLNYVNPMAMNCWALNKATNIKNVGLCHSVQGTAEFLAKIIGAKMEEISYLCAGINHMAWFLKFEWNGKDAYPLIREKANDPEIYTQDVTKFEILKHFGYYVTESSFHMSEYVPYFRKSDDWINKIHRTHSWHKEHYNGMYLHCCLDAAKTLLEDLKKMAEADYIDPKRSNEYCATIIHSIETNSPSVINGNVENKGLITNLPEGCCVEVPCLVDKNGIQPTYVGNLPPQLAALNRTNINVQELAVIAALTGDREAVYHAIMMDPLTSAVLDLDQIRQMVDEMFETVKEWLPEKFYR from the coding sequence ATGCTCAAAATAGCTATCATAGGGGCGGGAAGTGGAGTTTTCACAAGGAACTTGGTAAGAGACATTTTGTCGTATCCAGAGCTAAGAGACTCTACAATAGCGCTTATGGACATTGACAGTATAAGGCTTGAATTTATGAGAAAAGCTCTGCAAAAACTCATTGACCAGGAGAAGTATTCTACCCGGCTTGAAGCCACAACTGATAGAAAAGAGGCTTTAAAAGGTGCAAAATATGTGATTGTCACAATACAAGTCGGAGGTTTAAAACCTTACGAATATGACATTTACATTCCTCTAAAATACGGTGTAAAACAGGCAGTTGGTGATACAATAGGTCCAGGTGGAGTTTTTAGGGCTCTTAGAACAATACCGGTTTTGCTTGACATTGCAAAGGACATGGAAGAGCTTTGTCCAGATGCTCTTCTTCTTAACTATGTAAATCCAATGGCAATGAATTGCTGGGCGTTGAATAAAGCTACGAACATAAAAAATGTAGGGCTTTGTCATAGTGTTCAAGGAACTGCTGAATTTTTAGCAAAAATTATTGGGGCAAAAATGGAAGAAATTTCATACTTATGCGCAGGTATAAACCATATGGCATGGTTTTTAAAATTTGAGTGGAATGGGAAAGATGCATATCCTCTTATAAGGGAAAAAGCAAATGACCCTGAAATCTATACACAGGATGTTACAAAATTCGAGATACTAAAACATTTTGGATATTATGTAACAGAGTCAAGTTTTCACATGTCTGAATATGTTCCCTATTTTAGAAAGAGCGACGATTGGATAAATAAAATACATAGAACACATTCATGGCATAAAGAACATTACAATGGCATGTATCTGCACTGCTGTTTAGATGCTGCGAAAACTTTGCTTGAAGACCTGAAGAAAATGGCAGAGGCAGACTACATCGACCCCAAGAGAAGTAACGAATACTGTGCAACTATCATCCATTCCATAGAGACAAACAGTCCGAGTGTAATAAATGGTAATGTTGAAAACAAAGGTTTGATAACAAATTTACCTGAAGGATGCTGCGTTGAAGTGCCATGTCTGGTTGACAAAAATGGTATTCAGCCAACTTATGTTGGGAATCTACCACCACAGCTTGCAGCTTTGAACAGGACAAATATAAACGTTCAAGAGCTTGCCGTAATTGCTGCTTTGACAGGTGATAGGGAAGCAGTTTATCATGCAATTATGATGGACCCTCTCACAAGTGCTGTTTTGGATTTAGACCAAATACGCCAGATGGTAGATGAGATGTTTGAAACTGTAAAAGAATGGCTGCCAGAAAAGTTTTATAGGTAA
- the obgE gene encoding GTPase ObgE: MFVDIAKIYVKAGDGGDGIVAFRREKYVPAGGPAGGDGGKGGDVIFVADRELNTLLDFKYKRHYKAQNGERGGPNNMHGKDGEDLIIKVPVGTVIKDAETGEIIADLSREGDRAIVAHGGRGGRGNAHFATSTRQVPRFAEVGEKGDELWVILELKVLADVGLIGYPNVGKSTFLSVATNARPEIANYPFTTKYPNLGIVYISEGESFVLADIPGLIEGASEGAGLGHQFLRHVERTKVLIHIVDVSGSEGREPVEDFIKINEELKKYSPELAQKPQIVAANKMDLPDAQAYFELFKEEIEKMGYEVYPVSAATGMGVREVLKRAYELLKQQKAAENVEEDTKPRTFVYYKKKDVKPLTIRKENGVYIVEGTVVEKVARNIVLNDHDSFRYFQNFLNKLGVFDKLREMGIQDGDIVRILDVEFEYYE, encoded by the coding sequence ATGTTTGTGGACATAGCAAAGATTTATGTCAAAGCAGGGGACGGTGGAGATGGCATAGTTGCATTCAGGCGTGAAAAGTACGTTCCAGCAGGTGGTCCTGCAGGTGGCGATGGCGGGAAAGGCGGAGATGTTATATTTGTTGCTGACAGAGAGCTGAACACCTTGCTTGATTTTAAATACAAAAGACATTACAAGGCACAAAATGGTGAGCGTGGCGGACCTAACAATATGCACGGCAAAGACGGTGAGGATTTGATAATAAAGGTTCCTGTTGGAACTGTAATAAAAGATGCTGAAACTGGTGAGATAATTGCTGACCTGTCAAGAGAAGGCGACAGAGCAATTGTTGCGCACGGTGGACGAGGTGGTAGAGGCAACGCCCACTTTGCAACATCAACCCGTCAAGTGCCAAGATTTGCTGAAGTGGGGGAAAAAGGTGATGAACTTTGGGTGATATTGGAGCTCAAAGTTTTAGCAGATGTTGGGCTCATCGGCTATCCAAATGTTGGGAAGTCAACCTTCTTATCCGTTGCAACAAACGCAAGACCTGAGATAGCAAACTATCCATTTACAACAAAGTATCCAAACCTTGGAATTGTATATATCAGCGAGGGTGAGAGTTTTGTATTAGCAGACATACCAGGGCTTATTGAAGGGGCAAGTGAAGGAGCTGGTTTGGGACATCAGTTTTTGCGACATGTTGAAAGAACAAAGGTTTTGATTCATATTGTTGATGTGTCGGGAAGTGAAGGAAGAGAGCCTGTTGAGGATTTTATAAAAATCAATGAGGAGCTTAAAAAATACAGTCCAGAGCTTGCCCAAAAACCGCAGATTGTTGCAGCAAACAAGATGGACCTTCCTGATGCCCAGGCGTATTTTGAACTTTTCAAAGAAGAAATTGAAAAGATGGGGTATGAAGTGTATCCTGTCTCTGCTGCAACTGGTATGGGTGTAAGAGAGGTTTTAAAAAGGGCTTATGAACTTTTGAAGCAGCAAAAAGCAGCCGAAAATGTCGAAGAGGATACAAAGCCACGGACTTTTGTGTACTACAAGAAAAAGGATGTAAAGCCATTGACTATCAGAAAAGAAAATGGTGTATATATTGTAGAAGGAACAGTTGTGGAGAAGGTTGCAAGAAACATAGTTTTAAATGACCATGACTCATTCAGGTATTTTCAAAATTTCTTAAACAAGCTTGGGGTCTTTGACAAGCTAAGAGAAATGGGAATCCAGGATGGCGACATTGTGAGGATACTTGATGTTGAGTTTGAATATTATGAATAA
- a CDS encoding ribosomal-processing cysteine protease Prp, with protein MIEATFLKSQKKGYYKIVVKGHSHFAPKGKDIVCSAVSSIVLANVNGCIEILKAEHFLEQKEGYLEFEVLNNNEEVTKGCSLLLQTAYLALKELESQYPKYVKVEVKEDEANI; from the coding sequence ATGATTGAAGCTACTTTTTTAAAATCACAAAAGAAAGGGTATTATAAAATAGTTGTCAAAGGGCACAGCCATTTTGCCCCAAAAGGTAAAGACATAGTGTGCAGTGCAGTCTCTTCAATAGTACTTGCAAACGTAAATGGCTGTATAGAGATATTGAAAGCTGAGCACTTTTTAGAACAAAAAGAAGGCTATTTGGAATTTGAAGTGCTAAATAACAATGAAGAAGTAACAAAAGGCTGTTCGCTTCTTCTTCAAACAGCATATTTAGCGTTAAAAGAGTTAGAATCTCAGTATCCCAAATATGTTAAAGTGGAGGTGAAAGAAGATGAAGCTAATATTTGA
- a CDS encoding YhbY family RNA-binding protein: protein MLTSKQRAKLRGMANTMNAIIRIGKEGITERVLKQIDEALTARELIKITLEKNCDKNPKEAMAYICEKLNAEPVQVIGRKIVIYRMSEENPRIQI from the coding sequence TTGCTAACATCCAAACAAAGAGCAAAACTCAGGGGCATGGCAAACACAATGAATGCAATTATTCGAATTGGCAAGGAAGGGATTACAGAAAGGGTGCTCAAACAAATAGATGAAGCACTCACCGCAAGAGAGCTTATAAAAATTACCCTTGAGAAGAACTGCGATAAGAATCCAAAAGAAGCGATGGCTTATATCTGCGAAAAACTAAACGCAGAGCCTGTGCAGGTGATTGGCAGAAAAATTGTAATTTACAGAATGTCTGAAGAAAATCCAAGAATTCAGATTTAA
- the metX gene encoding homoserine O-acetyltransferase MetX, which yields MEKFEFWEEGYKKFVRFAHNKDFVLESGKTFGPITVAYEVYGEINKEKNNIILITHALTGDSHVAKHSEDDPKPGWWDKFVGPGKMIDTNKYFVICSNVLGGCQGTTGPSSIDPETGKPYGARFPIITIKDMVNVQKKLLEALRIDHILCVVGGSMGGMQALEWAVSYPDFMDGVINIASPLKLNAQSIAFNEVMRRAIMADPNWHGGDYYDKTGPSQGLSIARMLGMITYQSDKLMDKKFNRRMKDPVESFFESFNTEFEVESYLHYQGMKLVQRFDANTYLYLTRAMDLYDLGRTYGSEEEALRRIKAKFLLIAITSDILFPLSQMRYMRDKLLEAGVDLVYKEIDSDYGHDSFLVEEEKYRNIISEFLELLYNKEMIR from the coding sequence TTGGAAAAATTTGAGTTCTGGGAAGAGGGCTACAAAAAATTTGTACGATTTGCTCACAACAAGGATTTTGTATTAGAAAGTGGAAAAACATTTGGACCAATCACAGTTGCTTATGAAGTCTATGGAGAGATAAATAAAGAAAAGAATAACATCATCCTTATAACCCACGCTCTAACAGGTGACTCTCACGTTGCAAAGCATTCAGAAGATGACCCTAAGCCTGGATGGTGGGACAAGTTTGTCGGCCCTGGCAAGATGATTGACACAAACAAATATTTTGTAATATGTTCAAATGTGTTAGGAGGCTGCCAGGGAACAACTGGTCCTTCTTCTATTGACCCTGAGACAGGGAAACCTTACGGTGCACGGTTTCCTATAATAACCATAAAAGACATGGTAAATGTTCAGAAAAAGCTTTTAGAAGCACTAAGAATAGACCATATACTGTGTGTTGTTGGTGGTTCCATGGGCGGAATGCAGGCTTTGGAGTGGGCTGTGAGCTACCCGGATTTTATGGACGGGGTTATAAACATTGCATCGCCGCTCAAACTCAACGCACAGTCCATTGCTTTCAATGAAGTTATGAGAAGGGCTATCATGGCAGACCCAAACTGGCACGGTGGAGACTACTATGACAAGACAGGACCTTCTCAGGGACTTTCAATTGCCAGAATGCTTGGCATGATAACATACCAGTCTGACAAGCTCATGGATAAAAAGTTTAATCGACGAATGAAAGACCCTGTTGAGAGCTTTTTTGAGTCGTTTAACACCGAGTTTGAAGTTGAAAGTTATTTGCACTATCAGGGTATGAAACTTGTTCAGAGGTTTGATGCAAACACGTATCTTTATCTCACACGCGCAATGGACCTTTATGATTTGGGAAGGACATATGGCAGCGAGGAAGAGGCTTTAAGACGAATAAAGGCAAAATTTTTGCTCATTGCTATAACCTCGGATATACTTTTCCCGCTGTCTCAGATGAGATATATGAGAGACAAGCTTTTAGAAGCTGGGGTTGACCTTGTTTACAAAGAGATTGATTCTGATTATGGTCATGACTCCTTTTTGGTGGAAGAGGAGAAGTACAGGAATATTATCTCTGAATTTTTAGAATTACTTTATAACAAGGAGATGATAAGATGA
- the rplU gene encoding 50S ribosomal protein L21: MYAIIETGGKQYKVQEGDVLKVEKLKADVDSVVKIDKVLAISSDDGFVVGKPYVDGAYVEAKVLEHAKDKKIIVFTYKSKTGYHRKLGHRQWYTKIQITKIAK; this comes from the coding sequence ATGTATGCAATAATTGAAACAGGTGGAAAGCAATATAAGGTGCAGGAAGGCGATGTTTTAAAGGTTGAAAAATTAAAAGCTGATGTTGATTCTGTAGTAAAGATTGACAAGGTGTTGGCAATTTCGTCTGACGACGGTTTTGTTGTTGGAAAGCCATATGTAGATGGCGCATATGTTGAAGCGAAGGTTTTGGAACATGCAAAAGACAAAAAAATCATAGTATTTACTTACAAATCAAAAACAGGTTACCACAGAAAGCTTGGACATCGCCAGTGGTATACAAAGATTCAGATAACAAAAATAGCAAAATAA
- the ruvC gene encoding crossover junction endodeoxyribonuclease RuvC yields MRVLGIDPGIALTGYGIVESKNGSEFKVIDYGRIETSSSLKKSMRFLHLYTELCSIISLYQPDVVAIEELFFNKNSKTAITIGEARGVIILTCIQNNLSIYEYTPLQVKQSITGYGRADKTQIQKMVKSLLSLPEIPKPDDVADALAVAMCHILSSSSVLYQEDEV; encoded by the coding sequence TTGCGAGTGCTTGGTATTGACCCTGGAATTGCGCTGACTGGTTATGGAATTGTAGAGTCTAAAAATGGTTCAGAGTTTAAGGTAATCGACTATGGCAGAATAGAAACTTCAAGCAGCCTTAAAAAGTCGATGAGATTTTTACATCTTTATACTGAGCTTTGTAGCATAATTTCGCTGTACCAGCCTGATGTTGTTGCAATTGAAGAGCTTTTTTTCAACAAAAACTCAAAAACTGCTATCACAATTGGTGAGGCAAGAGGTGTGATTATTCTCACATGTATTCAAAATAACCTGAGCATTTACGAATATACCCCCCTGCAAGTTAAACAATCCATAACTGGATATGGTAGAGCAGATAAAACTCAAATACAAAAAATGGTAAAAAGCTTGCTGAGTCTTCCTGAGATTCCCAAACCAGATGATGTTGCGGATGCTTTGGCTGTTGCAATGTGTCATATACTGTCAAGCTCTTCGGTACTTTATCAGGAGGATGAAGTATGA
- a CDS encoding GNAT family N-acetyltransferase: MEFVVRRATYDDVKAIKEITKEAFTKYCELAGIDPAKNAAVNETEEDIKRDIDTKEVYVAFMDGIIVGTIRVEIFPDKTAYISRFGVRLNYQNNGVGKALMKVVDERLKELGVKKVYLHTASKVRDLVRFYYARGFYIVSTSNENGYIRALLCKEYDEEN, from the coding sequence ATGGAATTTGTTGTTCGAAGAGCAACTTATGATGATGTAAAGGCTATAAAAGAGATAACAAAAGAGGCGTTTACAAAGTATTGTGAGCTTGCAGGTATTGACCCTGCCAAAAATGCAGCTGTAAACGAAACAGAAGAGGATATAAAAAGGGATATTGACACAAAAGAGGTTTATGTTGCTTTTATGGATGGAATAATTGTGGGCACTATTAGAGTGGAGATATTTCCTGACAAGACGGCGTATATAAGTAGATTTGGAGTAAGACTCAACTATCAAAATAACGGTGTTGGAAAAGCTCTTATGAAGGTTGTGGATGAAAGATTAAAAGAACTTGGGGTCAAAAAGGTTTATCTTCACACAGCGTCAAAAGTTCGCGACCTTGTTCGATTTTATTATGCAAGAGGCTTTTACATTGTATCAACATCAAATGAAAATGGGTATATTAGAGCACTTTTGTGTAAAGAATATGATGAAGAAAACTAA
- the ruvA gene encoding Holliday junction branch migration protein RuvA has translation MIDSIVGIIQEVFSNYVIFNYNNIYIKIFCNGTKFSEFLGKEKKVYVSLKFNENLSELECYGFLTREERELFLKLQKVTGVGSKLALQILSSIDFQELIVEIAKGNVARLEKVKGIGKKTASRIILELKETLKKEFKVAATTGKEEKAYEKLEEISLALLSLGYDIDEVNQVLSSEDFSELSLEDGIKLALKKLSKI, from the coding sequence ATGATAGATTCTATTGTGGGAATAATTCAAGAGGTATTTAGTAACTATGTTATCTTCAATTATAACAATATATACATAAAAATATTTTGCAATGGCACAAAATTCTCTGAATTTTTAGGCAAAGAAAAGAAAGTGTATGTTAGCCTAAAGTTTAACGAAAACTTATCAGAGCTTGAATGTTATGGTTTTTTGACAAGAGAGGAAAGAGAGCTTTTTTTAAAGCTTCAAAAGGTAACCGGTGTTGGCAGCAAATTAGCTCTTCAGATTCTTTCTTCAATAGACTTTCAAGAACTTATTGTTGAGATTGCAAAGGGAAATGTGGCAAGACTTGAGAAGGTAAAAGGAATTGGGAAAAAAACTGCAAGTAGGATAATTCTTGAGCTCAAAGAGACACTCAAAAAAGAGTTCAAAGTGGCTGCCACTACAGGTAAAGAAGAAAAAGCTTACGAAAAACTTGAAGAAATATCTTTAGCACTTTTATCCTTGGGGTATGACATTGATGAAGTCAACCAGGTTCTTTCATCCGAAGATTTTTCTGAACTTTCTTTGGAAGATGGAATAAAACTTGCTTTGAAAAAGTTATCAAAGATTTGA
- the rpmA gene encoding 50S ribosomal protein L27 codes for MKLIFDIQLFAHKKAGGSTRNGRDSESKRLGVKRSDGQFVLAGNILVRQRGTKFHPGKNVGRGGDDTLFALVTGYVKFENKRGRKVVSVIPAEEMVAVQ; via the coding sequence ATGAAGCTAATATTTGACATTCAGCTTTTTGCACACAAGAAAGCTGGTGGTTCAACAAGAAACGGAAGAGACAGCGAGTCAAAGAGACTTGGTGTTAAAAGGTCAGATGGTCAGTTTGTTTTGGCAGGAAACATCTTGGTAAGACAGAGAGGAACTAAATTCCACCCAGGCAAAAATGTCGGTCGTGGTGGAGATGACACCCTCTTTGCTTTGGTTACAGGGTATGTAAAGTTTGAAAACAAGAGAGGAAGAAAAGTTGTGTCTGTTATTCCAGCTGAAGAGATGGTTGCTGTTCAATAA
- the ruvB gene encoding Holliday junction branch migration DNA helicase RuvB, whose amino-acid sequence MERLLDNKFSVEDVHEESLRPKTLEDYIGQQKVKEKIKIFIEAAKKRKEPLDHVLLYGPPGLGKTTLANIIANEMGVDIKVTSGPAIERAGDLVAILTNIGENNILFIDEIHRLNRTIEEVLYPAMEDKKVDIVIGKGPSAKTIRLTLPPFTLIGATTRAGLLSSPLRDRFGIIERLDYYTVEELSQIVMRSASILKCDIEKEACIEIAKRSRGTPRVANRLLRRLRDYAMVKHTGSITYEVAKSGLEMFEVDEYGLDLVDRNILEAIVYKFGGGPVGLSTIAAAIGEDEGTIEDIYEPYLIQEGFLVKTARGRVATQKAINHIAKIKFRVKESGDKR is encoded by the coding sequence ATGGAGAGATTACTGGATAATAAGTTTTCTGTTGAGGATGTTCATGAGGAGTCATTAAGGCCAAAGACACTTGAAGATTATATTGGCCAGCAAAAAGTGAAAGAAAAAATAAAAATTTTTATTGAAGCTGCCAAAAAAAGAAAAGAACCGCTTGACCACGTACTCTTGTATGGTCCACCCGGTCTTGGAAAAACAACATTGGCAAACATCATTGCAAATGAGATGGGAGTTGATATAAAAGTAACATCTGGCCCTGCAATAGAAAGAGCAGGCGACCTTGTTGCTATTCTTACAAATATTGGTGAAAATAATATTCTATTCATTGATGAAATTCACAGATTAAACAGGACAATCGAAGAGGTTTTATATCCCGCAATGGAAGACAAAAAGGTTGACATTGTGATTGGCAAAGGTCCGTCCGCGAAGACCATAAGATTGACTTTGCCACCTTTTACACTCATTGGAGCAACAACAAGGGCAGGTCTTTTATCATCGCCGCTGAGAGACAGGTTTGGAATAATAGAAAGGCTTGACTACTACACAGTTGAAGAGCTGAGCCAAATTGTTATGAGGTCTGCCAGCATTTTAAAGTGCGATATAGAAAAGGAAGCATGCATAGAGATTGCAAAGCGCTCAAGAGGAACTCCAAGAGTTGCAAACAGGCTACTTAGAAGACTTAGAGATTATGCTATGGTAAAGCACACAGGAAGTATAACATATGAAGTTGCAAAAAGTGGTCTTGAGATGTTTGAGGTGGACGAATATGGACTTGACCTTGTTGACAGAAACATTTTAGAAGCGATAGTTTACAAGTTTGGCGGAGGACCTGTTGGACTTTCTACAATTGCAGCTGCCATTGGCGAAGATGAAGGGACAATTGAAGATATTTACGAACCTTATTTGATTCAGGAAGGTTTTTTAGTAAAAACTGCGCGAGGAAGAGTTGCAACTCAAAAAGCCATAAATCACATAGCAAAGATAAAGTTTAGGGTCAAAGAGAGCGGTGATAAAAGATGA
- a CDS encoding epoxyqueuosine reductase QueH, translating into MRLLMHTCCGPCSVYPLEKLSEEGHEVFGLFFNPNIHPYTEFKNRLDSAKLFYDLRGKKLIVIEEYPLEEFLRNCAFRENARCIYCYSVRLERTASVAKKSGFDAFTTSLLVSPYQKHELIKELGEAISKKYEIEFYYRDFREGFREGRQKAREIGLYMQKYCGCIYSEKERFYKETK; encoded by the coding sequence ATGAGATTACTTATGCACACATGTTGTGGTCCTTGCAGTGTGTATCCTTTGGAAAAGCTAAGTGAAGAAGGGCATGAAGTTTTTGGGCTTTTTTTCAATCCAAACATTCATCCTTATACAGAGTTTAAAAACAGATTAGATTCAGCAAAGCTTTTTTATGACCTGCGGGGTAAAAAACTTATTGTGATAGAAGAGTACCCTTTGGAAGAGTTTTTGCGAAACTGTGCTTTTAGAGAAAATGCAAGGTGTATTTATTGTTATTCTGTAAGGTTAGAAAGAACTGCTTCAGTTGCTAAAAAAAGTGGGTTTGATGCCTTTACAACCTCTCTTTTGGTAAGTCCTTATCAAAAGCATGAGCTTATAAAAGAACTTGGAGAAGCAATTTCAAAAAAATATGAAATTGAATTTTATTATAGAGATTTCAGGGAAGGATTTAGAGAAGGAAGGCAAAAAGCAAGAGAAATAGGACTTTATATGCAAAAGTATTGCGGCTGCATTTACAGTGAAAAAGAGAGGTTTTACAAAGAAACAAAATGA
- a CDS encoding O-acetylhomoserine aminocarboxypropyltransferase/cysteine synthase family protein → MMERKYGFDTLQLHAGQFVDKETKSRAVPIYQTTSYIFETPEEAADLFALKKAGNIYTRIGNPTTDVLEKRIAALDGGVGAVATSSGQAAITYAILNITRSGDEVVAASTLYGGTYTLFAHTLRKLGVVVKFVNPDYPEEFEKAITDKTKAVFVETLGNPNINIPDFEAIAEIAHRHGIPFIVDNTFATPYLFRPIEHGADIVVYSMTKFLGGHGTSIAGIVVDSGKFEWNEKFPDLIQPDPSYHGLVYTKEFGNAAYIAKLRLTLLRDIGACISPFNSFLILLGVETLSLRMQKHVDNAIKLAKFLNDHPKVEWVNYPALEGNKYYELYKKYLPKGPGAIFTFGPKGGYSAAKKIINNVKLFSHLANVGDAKSLIIHPASTTHQQLTEEEQRAAGVLPEMIRLSVGIEDIEDLIYDIESALNKV, encoded by the coding sequence ATGATGGAAAGAAAATATGGTTTTGATACTCTTCAACTTCATGCAGGGCAGTTTGTTGACAAAGAGACAAAATCAAGAGCTGTCCCAATTTACCAGACAACCTCTTACATTTTCGAGACACCTGAAGAAGCAGCAGACCTGTTTGCACTCAAAAAAGCAGGAAATATCTATACAAGAATAGGAAATCCGACAACAGATGTTTTAGAAAAAAGAATTGCAGCATTGGACGGTGGTGTTGGAGCTGTTGCTACCTCTTCAGGGCAGGCTGCCATCACTTATGCGATTTTAAACATCACAAGAAGCGGTGATGAGGTTGTTGCGGCATCCACTTTGTACGGTGGGACATACACCCTTTTTGCTCATACTCTTAGAAAACTTGGCGTTGTGGTGAAGTTTGTCAATCCCGATTATCCAGAAGAATTCGAAAAGGCAATCACAGACAAGACAAAGGCTGTATTTGTAGAAACTCTTGGAAATCCCAATATAAACATACCTGATTTTGAAGCAATAGCTGAGATTGCCCACAGGCATGGGATTCCATTTATTGTTGACAACACATTTGCAACACCGTATCTATTTCGTCCTATTGAACATGGAGCAGATATTGTTGTATATTCAATGACAAAGTTTTTGGGCGGGCATGGAACATCAATTGCAGGGATTGTTGTTGACTCTGGCAAATTTGAGTGGAATGAAAAATTCCCAGATTTGATTCAGCCAGACCCAAGCTACCATGGACTTGTTTACACAAAAGAGTTTGGGAACGCTGCATACATTGCAAAGCTAAGACTTACGCTTCTTAGAGACATTGGCGCATGCATCTCGCCATTTAATTCGTTCTTGATACTGCTTGGTGTTGAGACGCTCTCTTTGAGAATGCAAAAACATGTTGACAATGCAATAAAACTTGCCAAGTTTTTAAATGACCATCCAAAGGTTGAGTGGGTGAACTATCCAGCTTTAGAAGGCAACAAGTATTATGAGCTTTACAAGAAGTATCTTCCAAAAGGACCGGGTGCTATCTTCACATTTGGACCAAAAGGCGGCTACAGTGCTGCAAAGAAGATTATAAACAATGTAAAGCTCTTTTCACACCTTGCAAATGTTGGTGATGCAAAGTCGCTTATTATTCATCCTGCATCAACAACTCATCAGCAGCTGACAGAAGAAGAACAAAGAGCAGCCGGAGTTTTGCCAGAGATGATTAGACTCTCTGTTGGTATTGAAGATATTGAAGATTTAATATATGATATTGAGAGTGCACTCAATAAAGTGTAA